One Mycobacterium marseillense DNA window includes the following coding sequences:
- a CDS encoding FGGY family carbohydrate kinase: MTLVAGIDSSTQSCKVLVCDAATGEVVREGQAAHPDGTEIDPAAWQSTAHEAIANAGGLDGVDALAVGAQQHGMVCLDATGRVVRPALLWNDVRSADAARALVRELGGARAWAQAVGVVPLAAITVAKLRWLADHEPRHADRTAAVCLPHDWLTWRLRGEADIAALTTDRSDASGTGYYDAATGDYRLDLLELALRGRRPQLPTVLSPSAGTTSGATTFAAGLGDNTAAALGLGAEEGDVIVSIGTSGVVAAVTADPVRDDAGYVAGFADGTGRYLPLVCTLNGARVLDAAAAMLRVDHDELSRLALSAPPGSDGLVMVPYLEGERTPNRPNATGALHGLRVSNAAPANLARAAVEGLLCSLADGLAHLVARGVVARRVLLVGGGAQSRALREIAPAVFGMPVLAPAPAQYVAAGAARQAAWALSGSPRPPAWDPPPTHEYTADPSPEVAARYAQVRDLTEGAASREADETREESGISR; this comes from the coding sequence ATGACGCTGGTCGCCGGGATCGACTCCTCGACGCAATCCTGCAAGGTGCTAGTGTGTGACGCCGCCACCGGCGAGGTGGTCCGCGAGGGACAGGCCGCCCACCCGGACGGAACCGAAATCGACCCGGCCGCTTGGCAATCCACCGCCCACGAGGCCATCGCTAACGCGGGCGGGCTCGACGGCGTCGATGCTCTCGCCGTCGGCGCGCAGCAGCACGGCATGGTCTGCCTGGACGCAACCGGCCGGGTGGTGCGCCCCGCGCTGCTGTGGAACGACGTGCGCTCGGCCGACGCCGCACGCGCACTCGTGCGCGAACTGGGCGGGGCGCGGGCGTGGGCCCAGGCCGTCGGTGTCGTGCCGCTGGCCGCGATCACCGTGGCGAAGTTGCGCTGGCTCGCCGACCACGAGCCACGCCACGCCGACCGCACCGCGGCCGTCTGCCTGCCCCACGACTGGCTGACGTGGCGCCTCCGCGGGGAGGCCGACATCGCGGCGCTGACCACCGACCGCAGCGACGCCAGCGGCACCGGCTACTACGACGCCGCCACCGGCGACTACCGCCTCGATCTGCTGGAACTCGCCCTGCGTGGCCGCCGTCCGCAGCTGCCCACCGTGCTGAGCCCGTCGGCCGGAACCACCAGTGGCGCAACGACGTTCGCTGCGGGTCTCGGCGACAACACCGCCGCGGCGCTGGGCCTCGGCGCCGAAGAGGGCGACGTGATCGTCTCGATCGGCACGTCGGGGGTGGTGGCTGCGGTCACCGCGGACCCGGTCCGCGACGACGCGGGCTACGTCGCCGGATTCGCCGACGGCACCGGGCGCTACCTTCCGCTGGTGTGCACGCTCAACGGCGCGCGGGTGCTCGACGCCGCGGCCGCGATGCTGCGGGTCGACCACGACGAGCTGTCCCGCCTCGCGTTGTCGGCGCCGCCGGGAAGCGATGGGCTGGTGATGGTCCCCTACCTGGAGGGTGAGCGAACCCCCAACCGGCCCAATGCAACTGGTGCCCTGCACGGGCTGCGGGTCTCCAATGCGGCCCCGGCCAATCTGGCCAGGGCGGCGGTGGAGGGGCTGCTGTGCTCGCTCGCCGACGGCCTGGCGCATCTGGTCGCGCGCGGCGTCGTCGCGCGGCGCGTCCTGCTGGTCGGCGGCGGCGCCCAATCCAGGGCGCTGCGCGAGATCGCGCCGGCGGTGTTCGGCATGCCGGTGCTGGCGCCCGCACCGGCGCAGTACGTCGCGGCGGGAGCGGCGCGGCAGGCGGCCTGGGCGTTGAGCGGCTCCCCGCGACCGCCGGCATGGGATCCGCCGCCGACGCACGAATACACCGCCGACCCCTCGCCCGAGGTGGCGGCGCGCTACGCGCAGGTGCGCGACCTCACCGAGGGGGCGGCAAGTCGGGAAGCGGACGAAACACGGGAAGAATCCGGTATTTCGCGCTGA
- a CDS encoding bifunctional phosphatase PAP2/diacylglycerol kinase family protein → MNSRPWRRARGIKQITRGLGTLDRELFDAIAETDTPLLDTVMPPLTRAADHSKLWLAIGAALLATGRQSAQRGATRGMVTLAATSLVTNQFAKRIRRRPRPGYDLVPLVRQVRRRPTSNSLPSGHSASAAAFAVGVGLENPPLGSGLALLAGLVGLSRVATGAHYPGDVLAGFGIGSGLAVIGGRLVPPIVETALPRTEPLRVETPPRPDGAGVVLVINPESGSGTGARVVDEVRAELPKVDIRELGPDDDPVEILRGAAAGAEVLAVGGGDGTVAAAAGVAIDAGLPLAVFPAGTFNHFAKDIGCDTVAKTVDAIRCGSVAYVDLVCLNDSQMVLNTVSIGAYPAFVRRREKLEKRIGKPLAGLYAMLRTLRKDEPVCIRYDNKTLLTSLFFLGNSLYLPTGFAPARRTRMDDGLIDVRILEAGRPWARTRILTALALGRLERSPLYHELQVPEFSFSAVDGPTTIARDGEVDDRYDNASFSAKYRILPVFRPLPDLPPPR, encoded by the coding sequence ATGAACAGTCGGCCCTGGCGACGCGCGCGCGGCATCAAACAGATCACCCGAGGACTCGGCACGCTGGATCGCGAACTGTTCGATGCGATCGCCGAGACGGACACCCCGCTGCTGGACACCGTCATGCCGCCGCTGACCCGAGCGGCCGACCACTCCAAGCTGTGGCTGGCCATCGGCGCGGCCCTGCTCGCCACCGGCAGGCAGAGCGCGCAGCGCGGCGCGACCCGCGGCATGGTGACACTGGCCGCCACCAGCCTGGTCACCAACCAGTTCGCCAAGCGCATCCGGCGGCGCCCCCGTCCCGGCTACGACTTGGTGCCCCTGGTCCGGCAGGTCCGCCGCCGCCCGACGTCGAATTCCCTGCCGTCGGGGCATTCGGCCAGCGCGGCCGCGTTCGCCGTCGGAGTGGGGCTGGAGAATCCCCCGCTGGGCTCCGGGCTGGCGCTGCTGGCCGGGCTGGTGGGCCTGTCGCGGGTGGCGACCGGCGCGCATTACCCGGGCGACGTCCTCGCCGGATTCGGGATCGGGTCCGGGCTGGCCGTGATCGGCGGCCGGCTCGTGCCGCCGATCGTCGAAACCGCCCTTCCGCGAACGGAACCGCTGCGCGTCGAGACGCCGCCGCGGCCCGATGGCGCCGGAGTGGTCCTGGTCATCAACCCGGAGTCGGGCAGCGGTACCGGGGCCCGCGTCGTCGACGAGGTGCGCGCCGAGTTGCCGAAGGTGGACATCCGCGAGCTGGGCCCCGACGACGACCCCGTGGAGATCTTGCGCGGCGCGGCCGCCGGCGCGGAGGTGCTGGCGGTGGGCGGCGGCGACGGCACCGTGGCGGCCGCCGCGGGCGTGGCCATCGACGCCGGCCTCCCGCTCGCGGTCTTCCCCGCCGGCACGTTCAACCACTTCGCCAAGGACATCGGCTGCGACACCGTGGCCAAGACGGTCGACGCGATTCGGTGCGGCAGCGTGGCGTACGTGGACCTGGTGTGCCTCAACGACTCTCAGATGGTCCTCAACACCGTCAGCATCGGCGCGTACCCGGCGTTCGTGCGGCGGCGCGAAAAGCTCGAGAAGCGCATCGGCAAGCCGCTGGCGGGTCTTTACGCGATGCTGCGCACCCTGCGCAAGGACGAACCGGTGTGCATCCGCTACGACAACAAGACCCTGCTGACTTCGCTGTTCTTCCTGGGCAATTCGCTGTATTTGCCCACCGGGTTCGCACCCGCGCGGCGGACCCGCATGGACGACGGCCTGATCGACGTCCGCATCCTCGAGGCGGGCCGGCCGTGGGCCAGGACCCGGATCCTGACCGCGTTGGCGCTGGGCCGGCTCGAACGCAGCCCGCTTTATCACGAGTTGCAGGTGCCCGAATTCAGCTTCAGCGCCGTCGACGGCCCCACGACCATTGCCCGCGACGGCGAGGTCGACGACCGCTACGACAACGCCAGCTTCAGCGCGAAATACCGGATTCTTCCCGTGTTTCGTCCGCTTCCCGACTTGCCGCCCCCTCGGTGA
- a CDS encoding GAP family protein has product MAGSWGTVLTGLVPLGLVISLSPLTVIPAVLVLQAPRPRPSSLAFLGGWLLSLAALTALAVAASGLLGGLDKAPPRWSSWLRVVLGAALIVFGVFRWLRRNGQAESPAWMRSFANITPARAGITGAVLALVRPDVALICVPAGLGIGTSGLGAAGDWAAAAFFVAIAASSVAIPILAYVAAGSRLDDTLARLKDWMDRNNAALLAAVLVVIGAMVLYHGIHAL; this is encoded by the coding sequence ATGGCAGGAAGCTGGGGCACCGTCCTGACGGGGCTGGTGCCGCTCGGTCTGGTCATCTCGCTGTCGCCACTGACGGTCATTCCCGCGGTACTGGTGTTGCAGGCGCCGCGGCCGCGGCCGAGCAGCCTGGCGTTTCTGGGCGGTTGGCTGCTCAGTCTGGCCGCGCTGACGGCGCTGGCGGTTGCGGCCTCCGGCCTGCTTGGTGGCTTGGACAAGGCGCCGCCGCGGTGGTCGTCGTGGCTGCGGGTGGTGCTGGGGGCGGCGCTGATCGTGTTCGGCGTCTTCCGGTGGCTCAGGCGGAACGGCCAGGCCGAGTCTCCGGCGTGGATGCGGTCGTTCGCCAACATCACCCCGGCCCGCGCCGGGATCACCGGAGCGGTGCTGGCCCTGGTGCGCCCGGATGTGGCGCTCATCTGCGTCCCGGCCGGATTGGGCATCGGGACCAGCGGGCTCGGCGCCGCCGGCGACTGGGCGGCCGCCGCGTTTTTCGTCGCCATCGCGGCGTCGAGCGTCGCGATCCCGATACTGGCCTACGTGGCCGCCGGCAGCCGCCTCGACGACACGCTGGCACGCCTCAAGGACTGGATGGACCGCAACAACGCCGCCCTGCTTGCGGCCGTCCTCGTGGTGATCGGTGCGATGGTGCTCTACCACGGGATTCACGCCCTGTAG